In the Thermotoga sp. Ku-13t genome, one interval contains:
- a CDS encoding ferrous iron transport protein A, with protein MSLVDVPVGFEAMIISVPNDSVGNRLLSIGFVPGSKIRVIMSAPLGDPRTYLVMGKMITLRNDEAKRITVTLENGIELLSDVTEGVRKIVHLLGGMRFQTKLRMMGIEPGKIVSVLSKGLVKTEKGVFKIGNGMARRILVRRDEA; from the coding sequence GTGTCACTCGTGGACGTACCTGTAGGGTTCGAGGCAATGATAATTTCCGTTCCCAACGATTCAGTTGGCAACAGGTTGCTTTCGATTGGTTTCGTGCCCGGTAGCAAGATCAGGGTTATCATGTCTGCTCCCTTGGGCGATCCGAGGACTTACTTGGTCATGGGCAAGATGATTACTTTGCGCAACGACGAGGCAAAGCGGATCACAGTGACTCTGGAAAATGGGATAGAATTGCTCTCCGATGTGACCGAAGGAGTCCGGAAAATCGTTCACTTGCTGGGGGGCATGCGTTTCCAGACGAAACTCAGGATGATGGGAATCGAGCCCGGCAAGATTGTCAGTGTCTTGTCAAAAGGTCTCGTAAAAACAGAAAAAGGTGTTTTCAAGATAGGAAACGGTATGGCCAGGAGAATCCTCGTCAGGAGGGATGAAGCTTGA
- the uvrC gene encoding excinuclease ABC subunit UvrC — translation MDLRRKAELAPRKPGVYIFYGAGHEYLYIGKAKDLRRRLMTYFSNSTHTRNTKVEALLEEAVDLDYLVVSSEKEALLLEASLIFQHKPKYNVMLKESEYYPYVEITKDDFPLVRIVRKRTAEGEYYGPYTNITLLRNLLDYLQQVYQFRTCERDLTKIRKPCVEHQLHRCLAPCSRQVDPETYIRESIEPLRRFLRGETQETYRMLEEKMKKHAAMLDFETAAKYRDLLFNLQHLLEGQGVVLEPWRNLDVVANSGRCYVVLRVRGGNIVAKLNYTLDSSKIEDFLFHYYIVNKNELPKLVLTKKPVKLDMGAEIRPPVDEVEFELMRKARENAIVSAQKLGLNLDALEQLRDLLNLPAIPTLVEGFDVAHLQGQLTVASVVVFRDAFPVKSLYRHYRISNVFNDDLTALRNVIKRRYSKYPVPNLIFVDGGIGQVRAVANALKEIGRECAVVSLAKSREIVCTVDGEISLPADHPVVRLLVAIRDEAHRFANAFHRKLRDRQLLESIIETIPMIGPKRRKRLMERFSSVEQIKETPLDELAKILGSAKLAKLLVSRI, via the coding sequence ATGGATCTTCGAAGGAAGGCAGAACTTGCCCCAAGAAAGCCTGGTGTCTACATCTTCTACGGTGCAGGACATGAATACCTGTACATAGGTAAAGCTAAGGATTTGCGCCGCAGGTTGATGACTTATTTTTCCAATTCCACTCACACCAGAAATACAAAAGTGGAAGCCTTGTTGGAAGAAGCTGTTGATCTGGACTATCTGGTAGTCTCGAGCGAAAAGGAAGCTTTGCTGCTCGAAGCCAGCTTGATATTTCAGCACAAACCAAAGTACAATGTCATGCTCAAAGAGAGCGAGTACTATCCCTACGTTGAGATAACGAAGGATGATTTTCCGCTGGTGAGAATTGTCAGAAAAAGAACAGCCGAGGGAGAGTACTATGGACCTTACACGAACATCACGTTGCTGAGAAACCTTCTGGACTATCTGCAACAGGTATACCAGTTCAGAACGTGTGAAAGGGATCTGACGAAGATCAGAAAACCTTGTGTTGAACATCAACTGCACAGGTGTCTGGCACCGTGTTCCCGCCAGGTGGACCCGGAAACTTACATCCGTGAGAGCATTGAACCTTTGCGAAGATTTCTGAGGGGTGAGACACAGGAAACATACAGGATGCTGGAGGAAAAGATGAAAAAGCATGCGGCTATGCTGGATTTCGAGACGGCTGCTAAATACAGAGATCTTCTGTTCAACCTGCAGCACCTGCTGGAAGGTCAGGGTGTGGTACTCGAGCCCTGGCGCAACTTGGATGTTGTGGCTAACAGCGGTAGATGCTACGTGGTACTGCGTGTCAGAGGAGGAAATATCGTTGCTAAACTTAATTATACGCTTGATTCATCAAAAATCGAGGACTTTCTCTTCCACTATTACATAGTGAATAAAAACGAACTCCCGAAACTGGTCCTGACGAAAAAGCCGGTCAAACTCGACATGGGTGCTGAAATAAGACCTCCAGTGGACGAGGTAGAATTTGAGCTGATGAGAAAAGCGAGAGAAAATGCCATCGTGAGCGCACAAAAACTGGGTCTCAATCTCGACGCACTCGAGCAGTTGAGGGATTTACTCAATCTTCCAGCCATTCCAACTTTAGTTGAGGGATTCGATGTGGCACATTTGCAAGGACAACTCACCGTAGCTTCTGTTGTTGTGTTCAGGGATGCTTTTCCTGTAAAGTCACTCTACAGACATTACAGAATCTCCAATGTCTTCAACGATGATCTGACAGCTCTCAGGAACGTGATCAAGCGCAGGTATTCGAAGTACCCAGTACCCAACCTGATCTTTGTAGACGGTGGCATCGGTCAGGTTCGAGCCGTAGCGAATGCTCTGAAAGAAATTGGACGAGAATGTGCTGTGGTTAGTTTGGCTAAATCTCGAGAGATCGTTTGTACTGTTGATGGGGAAATTTCCCTTCCCGCAGATCACCCTGTGGTACGCTTGCTCGTAGCGATCAGAGATGAGGCACACAGATTTGCCAACGCTTTCCACAGAAAGTTGCGGGATCGGCAGTTGCTCGAATCCATCATAGAGACCATACCTATGATAGGACCAAAGAGGAGAAAAAGGTTGATGGAAAGGTTCTCAAGTGTTGAACAGATCAAGGAAACGCCCCTGGATGAACTCGCAAAGATTCTCGGAAGTGCAAAGCTGGCAAAGTTACTCGTCTCAAGGATATGA
- a CDS encoding nucleotidyltransferase has protein sequence MRVLGIIVEYNPFHNGHLYHLTVARELVKPDYVVAVMSGSFCQRGEPAIIDKFARTEIALLNGVDLVLELPFVYAVQDAGGFARGAVWSLHNTNVVTDIVFGSESADLSFLQKIAEVMVKQPDPFPALMREELKKGHSFPNARKYALMRYFDLTKEMDPKEVLKIEKSNDILGVEYIRSLMILDSHIKPHVIKRVGAEDRDERFQGKFSSATAIRKCISNGDWEKVAKALPVSSLRVVSRELSEGRGPVLLQHMETLILSKLRLVDRVQLQRLHGFDEGLDKRFIDYASKATSLEDFFARVKSRRFTLSKIRRLCLYALFDVTSDFVEKSNTFGPQYLRVLGFSTKGRELLSKMKRVSRVPIISLCSLYRKVLDESMKKPERFQIDPELFEQQLLYDIRATSIHSLLFPKQSERIGDKDFKVPPIMIA, from the coding sequence ATGAGAGTGCTTGGGATCATCGTCGAGTACAATCCTTTTCATAACGGTCATTTGTATCACTTGACGGTGGCAAGAGAACTCGTCAAGCCAGATTATGTCGTGGCTGTGATGAGTGGTAGTTTCTGTCAGAGAGGAGAACCAGCCATCATAGACAAGTTTGCTCGAACGGAAATCGCTTTGCTGAACGGCGTAGACTTGGTTCTCGAGCTTCCTTTCGTTTACGCAGTTCAGGATGCTGGGGGCTTTGCGCGTGGTGCGGTGTGGTCGTTGCACAATACGAACGTGGTGACGGATATCGTTTTTGGTAGCGAATCGGCTGATTTATCTTTTCTTCAAAAGATAGCCGAGGTGATGGTGAAACAGCCAGACCCGTTCCCCGCATTGATGAGAGAAGAACTAAAGAAAGGACATTCTTTTCCAAACGCAAGAAAGTACGCTTTGATGAGGTACTTCGACCTGACCAAGGAAATGGATCCAAAAGAGGTTTTGAAAATAGAAAAATCGAACGACATACTCGGAGTCGAATACATCAGATCGTTGATGATCTTGGATAGCCACATAAAACCACACGTGATAAAGAGGGTTGGTGCGGAAGACAGAGACGAACGATTTCAGGGTAAGTTTTCGAGTGCTACAGCGATAAGAAAGTGCATATCGAATGGAGACTGGGAAAAAGTAGCCAAGGCATTACCTGTGAGTAGCCTCAGGGTCGTCTCACGCGAGCTGAGCGAAGGGAGAGGGCCCGTTCTGTTACAGCATATGGAAACTCTGATTCTCTCAAAGTTGAGGCTTGTGGACAGAGTTCAACTTCAAAGACTCCATGGTTTCGATGAGGGACTGGACAAGCGTTTCATCGATTATGCATCGAAAGCGACGAGCTTAGAAGATTTCTTTGCGCGCGTGAAAAGCAGGCGCTTCACGTTGAGTAAGATCCGAAGGTTGTGTCTTTATGCTCTGTTCGATGTTACGAGTGATTTTGTGGAGAAGTCTAACACATTTGGCCCGCAGTATCTGAGGGTGTTAGGTTTTTCCACGAAGGGCAGAGAACTCTTATCGAAGATGAAACGCGTTTCTCGTGTACCGATCATCTCACTGTGTTCTCTGTACAGAAAAGTCTTGGATGAATCGATGAAGAAACCGGAGAGGTTCCAGATCGATCCTGAACTGTTCGAACAGCAACTGCTGTACGATATCAGGGCGACGTCAATACACTCTCTTTTGTTCCCAAAGCAATCCGAGCGGATAGGTGACAAGGATTTCAAAGTTCCACCGATCATGATCGCGTAG
- the cobO gene encoding cob(I)yrinic acid a,c-diamide adenosyltransferase codes for MGFVHVYTGNGKGKTSAALGLALRALGHGMRVYIAQFLKGMDYGELHSLKRFENVTLERFGRPKFIHGKPDEEDVRLAMEGLNRCREVVSSGEYDIVIMDEANIAVFLGLFSVQDLLEVVAKRHERTEVVITGRYAPEELIDVADLVTEMVEIKHYYSKGVQARKGIEY; via the coding sequence GTGGGATTCGTACACGTTTACACTGGGAACGGTAAAGGTAAGACGAGTGCGGCTCTCGGCTTGGCTTTGAGGGCTCTTGGTCATGGGATGAGGGTGTACATCGCTCAGTTTTTGAAAGGGATGGACTACGGTGAGTTGCATTCATTGAAGCGTTTCGAGAACGTTACCTTGGAGAGGTTTGGAAGACCAAAGTTCATCCATGGAAAACCGGACGAAGAAGATGTGAGACTCGCGATGGAGGGTTTGAACAGGTGCCGGGAGGTCGTGAGTAGTGGTGAGTACGACATCGTTATAATGGATGAAGCGAACATCGCGGTGTTTCTTGGTCTGTTCAGCGTTCAAGATTTGCTCGAAGTGGTTGCCAAAAGGCACGAAAGGACCGAAGTGGTCATCACTGGAAGGTACGCACCTGAAGAGTTGATCGATGTAGCAGATTTGGTAACCGAAATGGTTGAGATAAAACACTATTATTCCAAGGGAGTTCAAGCAAGGAAAGGTATCGAGTACTGA
- the rpsL gene encoding 30S ribosomal protein S12: protein MPTINQLIRFGRERKVEKSKAPALMGNPQKRGVCIRVTTMTPKKPNSALRKIARVRLSNGVEVTAYIPGIGHNLQEHSVVLVRGGRVKDLPGIRYKIIRGALDAAGVENRRQSRSKYGAKRPKK from the coding sequence ATGCCGACTATAAATCAGTTAATCCGATTCGGTCGCGAGAGGAAGGTAGAAAAGTCAAAAGCACCAGCCTTGATGGGTAACCCGCAGAAACGCGGTGTCTGCATACGTGTTACCACGATGACGCCGAAGAAGCCCAACTCTGCTCTGAGAAAAATCGCGAGGGTGAGGCTGTCCAACGGCGTTGAGGTAACAGCGTACATACCAGGCATCGGTCACAACTTGCAGGAACACTCTGTCGTTCTCGTGAGAGGCGGAAGGGTTAAGGACCTTCCTGGAATAAGGTACAAGATCATAAGGGGCGCCTTAGACGCAGCAGGCGTTGAAAACAGGAGACAATCCAGAAGCAAGTACGGTGCTAAAAGGCCAAAGAAGTAA
- the rpsG gene encoding 30S ribosomal protein S7, which yields MRRRRAEIRKIAPDPVYNDVLVAKLINRIMWDGKKTVAQKIVYKAFDYIREKTGKDPLEVFQKAVDNVRPVLEVRPRRVGGATYQVPIEVQEPRRTSLALRWIVAAARAKKGRPMYIKLAEELIASYQGTGAAVKKKEDVHKMAEANRAFAHLRW from the coding sequence GTGAGAAGAAGACGGGCAGAGATTAGAAAGATTGCGCCAGATCCTGTTTACAATGATGTGTTGGTTGCAAAGCTGATCAACAGGATCATGTGGGATGGTAAGAAAACCGTCGCCCAGAAGATCGTGTACAAGGCTTTCGATTACATAAGGGAAAAGACGGGTAAGGATCCACTTGAAGTCTTTCAAAAGGCTGTCGACAACGTTAGGCCAGTGCTTGAGGTTCGCCCTAGGCGCGTCGGAGGTGCGACCTACCAGGTTCCAATCGAGGTTCAGGAGCCAAGAAGGACGTCTCTGGCTCTGCGTTGGATAGTCGCTGCGGCGCGTGCAAAGAAAGGAAGGCCGATGTACATCAAACTTGCTGAGGAATTGATAGCTTCATACCAAGGGACAGGAGCCGCCGTCAAGAAGAAAGAAGATGTGCACAAGATGGCGGAGGCGAACAGAGCGTTTGCCCATCTGCGGTGGTGA
- the fusA gene encoding elongation factor G: MLEIQALYVPLEKLRNIGIMAHIDAGKTTTSERILYYTGRKHVLGSVDEGTATLDWMEQEKERGITIQAAATTCFWKGYRINLIDTPGHVDFTIEVERSLMVLDGAIAIFDATAGVEPQSETVWRQANKYGVPRIAFMNKMDKIGADFDMAVKSLIEKLHAKPLPIQVPIGSEKDFVGVIDLLRMKAIYWISEDGSQYVEEEIPRYLLSEAEDRREEMLSTLAEEDEEILNLYLEDEEIPIEKLKATIRRLTIANKIVPVLCGAAARNKGIQPLLDAVVDYLPSPLDLPPLKAQTIDGEEVEIVPSEEAGFTALAFKIQVDPYVGKLTYLRVYSGRLEKGSYVYNSTKNVKERVSRLMFMHADKREEVEFARPGDIVAVIGLKSTTTGDTLCDESRPILIERFNFPEPVISVAIEAPTKEEEEKMVRAVTALSEEDPTLKVRVDNETGQIILSGMGELHLEIVTDRLKREFNVNVKVGKPQVSYRETITRAGIGEGKYIRQTGGRGLYGHVVVRFEPIPYEAGKHFEFVNNIVGGTIPKEYIPAIEQGIHEAMEMGYVAGYPMIGVRAILIDGSYHEVDSSEIAFKVAASLAFKNAMKECEPVLLEPVMRLEIITPEEYLGSIIADLSSRRATIHGLETRGNTKIIKATAPMSELFGYATVLRSLSQGRAVYTAQFSHYEKIPDRILEKLLKAV; the protein is encoded by the coding sequence ATGCTGGAGATTCAGGCGTTGTATGTCCCTCTCGAAAAACTTCGTAACATAGGAATAATGGCCCACATAGACGCCGGTAAGACGACGACGTCTGAACGTATTTTGTACTATACCGGCCGCAAGCACGTGCTTGGAAGTGTGGACGAAGGAACCGCGACCCTCGACTGGATGGAGCAAGAAAAAGAGAGGGGCATAACGATACAAGCGGCGGCAACAACGTGTTTCTGGAAAGGTTACAGGATAAACTTGATCGATACGCCCGGGCATGTGGATTTCACTATAGAGGTCGAGCGCTCCCTGATGGTTCTCGACGGTGCCATTGCTATCTTCGATGCAACCGCTGGCGTGGAACCGCAAAGTGAAACTGTTTGGCGGCAGGCGAACAAATATGGTGTTCCGAGAATAGCGTTCATGAACAAGATGGATAAAATAGGTGCCGACTTCGATATGGCTGTCAAAAGTTTGATCGAGAAACTCCACGCCAAACCACTTCCAATACAGGTGCCGATCGGTTCTGAAAAAGATTTTGTTGGAGTCATAGATCTTTTAAGGATGAAGGCTATATACTGGATCAGTGAAGATGGGTCCCAGTACGTGGAAGAGGAAATCCCGAGATACCTTTTGAGCGAAGCTGAAGACAGGCGTGAAGAGATGCTTTCAACGCTTGCCGAAGAAGACGAAGAGATTCTGAACCTTTATCTTGAAGATGAGGAAATACCCATCGAGAAACTGAAGGCAACGATCAGAAGATTGACAATCGCAAACAAGATAGTACCCGTGCTCTGTGGAGCGGCTGCAAGAAACAAGGGGATCCAGCCTCTCCTGGATGCTGTGGTGGATTACCTACCATCGCCTCTTGATTTACCGCCACTGAAAGCCCAGACCATAGATGGAGAGGAAGTAGAAATAGTACCATCGGAAGAAGCAGGCTTTACAGCGTTAGCTTTTAAGATTCAGGTTGATCCCTACGTTGGTAAACTGACTTATCTACGCGTCTACTCTGGAAGGCTTGAAAAAGGATCGTACGTGTACAACTCAACCAAAAATGTGAAAGAACGTGTTTCAAGGCTGATGTTCATGCACGCAGATAAAAGAGAAGAAGTGGAGTTTGCGAGACCCGGAGACATAGTCGCTGTGATTGGACTGAAAAGCACGACCACTGGGGATACACTCTGTGACGAGAGCCGCCCGATACTCATAGAGAGGTTCAACTTTCCTGAACCCGTCATATCCGTCGCGATTGAGGCACCGACCAAGGAAGAAGAGGAAAAAATGGTCCGCGCAGTCACAGCACTGAGCGAAGAAGATCCAACATTGAAAGTCAGGGTTGACAACGAGACAGGTCAGATCATACTCTCTGGCATGGGTGAATTGCACCTGGAGATCGTGACTGACAGGTTGAAGAGAGAATTCAACGTGAACGTAAAGGTTGGCAAGCCCCAGGTTTCTTACAGAGAGACTATCACCAGAGCTGGAATTGGTGAGGGCAAGTACATAAGACAAACCGGTGGCAGAGGGCTGTACGGACACGTCGTGGTTAGGTTCGAGCCCATTCCGTACGAGGCTGGTAAGCATTTCGAATTCGTTAACAACATAGTTGGTGGTACAATACCGAAAGAGTACATACCAGCAATAGAACAAGGCATACACGAAGCCATGGAGATGGGTTATGTGGCCGGTTATCCGATGATCGGGGTGAGGGCCATACTCATCGATGGTTCGTATCATGAAGTGGATTCTTCTGAAATCGCTTTCAAAGTTGCGGCGAGTCTCGCCTTCAAGAATGCCATGAAAGAATGTGAACCTGTCTTGCTGGAACCGGTCATGCGCTTGGAAATCATCACACCCGAAGAGTATCTGGGTTCCATAATAGCCGATTTGAGTTCTCGCAGAGCCACCATACACGGTCTCGAGACGAGAGGCAACACCAAGATCATAAAGGCGACGGCACCAATGTCCGAACTGTTCGGCTACGCAACGGTTTTGAGGTCCCTGAGTCAGGGTAGGGCGGTCTATACAGCTCAATTTTCACACTACGAGAAGATACCAGATAGGATTCTCGAAAAGCTTCTGAAAGCTG